In the Malus domestica chromosome 16, GDT2T_hap1 genome, one interval contains:
- the LOC139192729 gene encoding actin-related protein 9-like produces MIASFLKIPFIDKEVANNSYPRKMGHIDGLKPHNSRKDTALDWTDVYEKEPSSSSALESSENKSTTSEGLSQHEGADTEELGSGNHKYKKVIYGEEALKISPQRRYPCPCRRRIGGMSKPLTGVLNVSNLCQGRIRGVSEC; encoded by the exons ATG ATTGCATCGTTCTTGAAGATACCATTTATAGATAAAGAGGTTGCTAACAATTCTTACCCACGCAAG ATGGGACACATTGATGGACTTAAACCACATAATAGTAGAAAGGACACAGCATTGGATTGGACAGATGTATATGAAAAGGAACCTAGTTCGTCTTCAGCATTAG AAAGTTCAGAGAACAAAAGCACTACTAGTGAGGGTTTGAGCCAGCATGAAGGTGCAGATACTGAGGAGCTTGGCTCTGGCAATCACAAATACAAAAAGGTCATTTATGGTGAGGAAGCACTAAAAATATCCCCACAGCGGCGGTATCCGTGCCCATGTCGGCGGCGTATCGGAGGCATGTCCAAGCCGTTGACCGGTGTCTTGAATGTGTCCAACTTGTGTCAGGGGCGTATCAGAGGCGTGTCGGAGTGTTGA